A stretch of Dermochelys coriacea isolate rDerCor1 chromosome 6, rDerCor1.pri.v4, whole genome shotgun sequence DNA encodes these proteins:
- the CHST14 gene encoding carbohydrate sulfotransferase 14, whose protein sequence is MFPRPLAPVAVRGAEMGAISVRRAGAPTRMRGSRGTMLLPSMLMFGVIVASSGLLLMIERGILAEVKPPPLHPPHGDLARRSSGDTRAAAPEDMDYQVLQDVRNRTIRTLCGQKNMPHSIWELSAGQRRTVLKHILVSDKYRFLYCYVPKVACSNWKRILKVLDGALENVNVKLKMDHKNDLVFLGDMKPDEISYRLKHYYKFIFVRDPMERLLSAYRNKFGEIKEYQLKYGVEIVKRYRKSPRKSTGDDVTFSEFLLYLLDEEAERMNEHWMPIYNLCQPCAVRYDFIGSYEKLNVDANYILEHVQAPSFIRFPERQSWYKPVTQETLHYYLCNTQRGLIKELLPKYILDFSLFAYPLPNVTSEFCRQ, encoded by the coding sequence ATGTTCCCGCGCCCCCTCGCCCCGGTGGCAGTGCGCGGTGCAGAGATGGGAGCCATCTCCGTGCGCCGGGCCGGGGCGCCCACCAGGATGCGGGGCAGCAGAGGCACCATGCTTTTGCCCTCCATGCTTATGTTTGGGGTGATTGTGGCTTCCAGTGGCCTGCTGCTCATGATTGAGAGGGGCATTTTGGCAGAGGTGAAGCCACCACCACTCCATCCCCCACATGGAGACCTTGCTCGGAGGAGCAGCGGTGACACCAGGGCAGCGGCTCCCGAGGACATGGATTACCAGGTGCTACAAGATGTTCGTAACCGGACAATCCGCACCCTGTGTGGGCAAAAGAACATGCCTCACAGCATCTGGGAGCTTTCAGCAGGTCAGAGGAGAACAGTGCTCAAACACATCCTGGTCAGCGATAAATATCGCTTCTTATACTGCTACGTCCCCAAAGTCGCCTGCTCCAACTGGAAACGAATACTGAAAGTTTTGGATGGAGCGCTGGAGAATGTGAATGTCAAGCTCAAAATGGACCACAAGAATGACTTGGTTTTTCTCGGCGACATGAAGCCAGATGAGATCAGCTACCGGCTAAAGCACTACTACAAGTTTATATTTGTTCGAGACCCAATGGAGAGACTTTTATCAGCTTATAGGAATAAATTTGGAGAGATCAAAGAGTACCAGTTAAAGTATGGTGTGGAAATAGTAAAAAGATACCGAAAAAGCCCCAGAAAGTCCACAGGAGATGATGTCACCTTTTCTGAGTTTCTCCTGTACCTGTTAGATGAAGAGGCAGAGAGAATGAACGAACACTGGATGCCAATCTACAACCTATGCCAACCCTGTGCGGTTAGGTATGATTTCATCGGATCATATGAAAAACTGAATGTGGATGCAAATTACATTCTTGAACATGTTCAAGCGCCTTCTTTTATCCGTTTCCCAGAACGACAGTCGTGGTATAAGCCTGTGACTCAAGAAACTCTACATTACTATCTGTGTAACACTCAGCGTGGGCTTATAAAAGAACTGTTACCAAAATACATTCTGGATTTCTCATTGTTTGCCTATCCTCTTCCAAATGTTACTAGTGAATTTTGCAGGCAGTGA